GAGCCTCGGCATGGGGGCACATGGCCGTGGGCCTGCCCTCCACGTGATACCTCGGGTGACTGGAATGGATCACTTCCTCGGAATGACAGACAGGACAGGGGTGCATGGCTACTTCCCCTCGACCCGGTCCACGCCATCCGCGAGGTCATCGAGCGTAAGCTGCGAGCCCGCCGGCGGGAGACTGGCCAAGTAGGCCATGGCAGCCTCATGGGAGATCACAACCCGCCGCCCTCGTTTCTGGGCCTTCAGCCGTTTGTCATCAATTTCCCGCTTGATGGTGCTGACGCTCACATCCGACATAAGCGCGAGAGA
This sequence is a window from Geothrix sp. PMB-07. Protein-coding genes within it:
- a CDS encoding helix-turn-helix domain-containing protein — translated: MNHTAPRMFLVAVHGAITLGKPLPLRTTAFGTQVIPLAEVLPETYEAPLRFYSIKSLALMSDVSVSTIKREIDDKRLKAQKRGRRVVISHEAAMAYLASLPPAGSQLTLDDLADGVDRVEGK